From a region of the Triticum aestivum cultivar Chinese Spring chromosome 7D, IWGSC CS RefSeq v2.1, whole genome shotgun sequence genome:
- the LOC123166280 gene encoding uncharacterized protein: MVSDQELARYVESFVRQAAALPGAAAAGISPDAVVRQLQAQLGVDLAPRAPLIRDILIALLSPAPAPAPRKDPFAPASSPHAQPHFSTTTTASASAPAGVPHFFSQQPTPQQLQSYYAASQQYQQHHHQQQQHRASPPASSPYDAPGSFRYGQPGEAQLQRLVQLQQYQQQQHHHQQQMAAAANAATAAASPRAPVAESPRGAASARTKKESASTGVKRRGGPGGLNKICGVSPELQAIVGEPTMARTEIVKQLWAYIRRNDLQDPNNKRKIICNDELRLVFETDCTDMFKMNKLLAKHIKPLEPTKDSNRDMKKLKPVEDVPVPLAEDVATNQPPLNVSDALASFFGTGEREMSQSEVVKCVWDHIKSNNLEDPSNPTMILCDSKLKDLFGCESVTASAVSELLSDHLFKQPNKI, translated from the exons ATGGTGTCCGACCAGGAGCTCGCCCGCTACGTCGAGTCCTTCGTCCGCCAGGCCGCCGCGCTCCCAGGCGCCGCCGCGGCCGGGATATCGCCCGACGCCGTCGTGCGCCAGCTCCAGGCGCAGCTCGGCGTCGACCTCGCCCCCAGGGCGCCGCTCATCCGCGACATCCTCATCGCGCTCCtctcccccgcccccgcccccgccccgcgTAAAGACCCTTTTGCCCCCGCCTCCTCTCCCCACGCCCAGCCCCACTTCagcaccaccaccacggcctccgcTTCCGCCCCCGCCGGCGTGCCCCACTTCTTCTCGCAGCAGCCGACGCCGCAGCAGCTGCAGTCCTACTACGCCGCCTCGCAGCAGTACCAGcaacaccaccaccagcagcagcagcaccgcGCCAGCCCGCCGGCCTCCTCGCCGTATGACGCCCCAGGGTCGTTCCGCTACGGACAGCCCGGCGAGGCGCAGCTGCAGAGGCTCGTCCAGCTGCAGcagtaccagcagcagcagcaccaccaccagcagcagatGGCCGCCGCGGCTAATGCGGCCACGGCGGCGGCCAGTCCGCGTGCGCCGGTGGCCGAGAGTCCGCGTGGGGCCGCATCCGCGAGAACAAAGAAAGAAAG TGCAAGTACTGGAGTAAAACGAAGAGGTGGTCCAGGGGGATTAAACAAAATCTGTGGTGTTTCGCCTGAGCTGCAAGCTATTGTTGGTGAACCAACAATGGCTAGGACTGAG ATCGTTAAGCAGCTTTGGGCGTACATTCGCAGGAATGACTTGCAGGACCCAAACAATAAGAGAAAGATCATATGCAATGATGAGCTACGATTGGTTTTTGAGACTGATTGCACTGATATGTTCAAGATGAACAAGCTTTTAGCGAAGCATATAAAACCACTCGAGCCAACAA AAGATTCAAATCGAGATATGAAGAAGCTGAAGCCTGTGGAAGATGTTCCCGTTCCTCTTGCCGAAGATGTTGCTACAAACCAACCGCCACTTAACGTGTCTGATGCTCTTGCTAGCTTTTTTGGAACCGGAGAAAGAGAGATGTCCCAATCCGAGGTTGTCAAGTGTGTTTGGGACCACATTAAAAGCAACAATCTAGAG GATCCATCAAATCCCACGATGATATTATGCGACTCTAAGCTTAAAGATCTCTTTGGATGTGAAAGCGTAACTGCTTCGGCTGTTTCAGAGTTGCTGTCAGACCACCTTTTCAAGCAACCTAACAAGATCTGA
- the LOC123166281 gene encoding uncharacterized protein, with the protein MDSTLSCLLPPPLAASPTRLRRNGVSASMPGRQCRAWSNGAGTRRKRGGGRLRVEALFGDGGGGEDGFRAVMRIVKLNSAIQNRSVRELLELIADECQYFLRNLPTVNVSEMSKSVFMFLHEMMLRHQVSFVLKPAENGAFDLGVKWSLEWKGQKLPWDVDCTVSTTHVYTGLLLVSQVNKACGPLLQRILQMIYQNLDAVVLIVANKFLPDGTLDEERSNIIVCVIIGLVVMVLFYAMFNNL; encoded by the exons ATGGATTCGACCCtgtcatgccttcttcctcctcctcttgccGCGTCGCCGACCCGCCTGCGCCGAAACGGCGTGAGCGCTAGCATGCCGGGGCGTCAATGCAGGGCATGGAGCAACGGCGCcgggacgaggaggaagaggggcggcGGCAGGCTGCGCGTGGAGGCCCTGTtcggcgacggaggaggaggagaagacggGTTCCGGGCGGTGATGAGGATCGTGAAGCTCAACTCCGCCATCCAGAACCGGAGCGTCCGGGAGCTGCTCGAGCTGATCGCCGACGAGTGCCAGTATTTCTTGAGGAACCTACCGACCGTCAATGTTTCAGAGATGAGCAAG AGCGTGTTCATGTTTCTACACGAGATGATGCTCCGGCACCAGGTCTCGTTCGTGCTCAAGCCCGCGGAGAACGGAGCCTTCGACCTGGGCGTCAAGTGGTCGCTAG AATGGAAGGGCCAGAAGCTGCCCTGGGACGTAGACTGCACTGTATCCACGACCCACGTCTACACAGGCCTACTGCTCGTCAG CCAAGTGAACAAGGCATGTGGGCCGCTCCTGCAGAGAATTCTACAgatgatttaccag AATCTGGATGCGGTAGTTTTGATCGTGGCAAACAAGTTCCTACCGGACGGCACGCTGGATGAGGAGAGAAGCAACATAATTGTGTGTGTCATCATTGGCCTGGTGGTCATGGTTCTGTTCTACGCCATGTTTAACAACTTATAG